The Campylobacter sp. MG1 DNA segment ATTATTATAAAACCCATTTATCTCCTAGCGTTTTATTAGATGGTAAATTATCATTTGACTTTAGCGTCTATGAATTACGGAATTTTAACGCAAGAAATTTAGGGCTTTTCTCTAGCCATTGTGGTGCAGAAAGAAGAACAAAACGAGAAGTTATATCAAATAGCTTAGCTAATTTTGACCCTTTACAAGCAAATTGGAAAGCACGATTATTAAGCATTGCAAGGACTACTGATAGCAGTACTGATGCTAGTGGGATTTGTGGAATTTGTATGCTACATACTTATGAAATAGTTTCTTTACTAACTCAAGTATATCCACATAGTCCTATATTAAATTATAGTTCTACTGGATATTTATTTGATTATATGGACAATGTATCTCCATTTACTACATTTGCTAGAAGAAACCCTGCGATGTATAATTTAATGGGTGAAGCACTTGAGTTATGGGGACAACAATTGGCTTTAGGTGAAGGACTATATTCAAGGGGTATTAGGGCGATTTGGGCTTTAACTAGCAGTATTTTGCCAAGACAAGAATGGAGCCTTAGCGCTATCACAACTCAAGATAATTTAAGATCTCAATTAAGGGGTATTTTACATTCTCCTGCTGGTTCTTTATATATTGCATTAATGAGTTTAGATAACGGCAGAGCACACGCAGTTCCTATCATCATTACAAACAACGGAGCAGTAGTAATCCCAACAAATGCTCAAAATATAAGCGAAGAAGATTTTACAAGCTTTATAGCGCCTACACAAGACGAGCATACTTTGTTAAGAAACCTATCTGCTAATAATAGATACAACATACAAGCCATTAGCTTAATTGGTTTAGCTGGTAATAGAGATAATATATTTGAAGAATATTTAAATCAATTTGATTGTACTGGTGGTGGTGATTTTAGACGAGGAAATGGACATATACTAAATCCTAATCACGCTGATACTTGTGATAATGATAGATGTGATTTGATGGAGATTGAGCATAATTTTTAAGAATTTAAATCGCTAATTTTTGGCGATTTAAATCAAAATATTTTAGCTCTTTTATTATAAATTAATTGCTAAGAATTTAATCCTTAAATAATAACTCTACAACCTTTGCAATAATTGCTAAAAAAATTAAGAATATAAAAACTACAAGTAAAAGTCTAAAAACACCTAAGCCAAAAAATAAAAGTAAAGCTAAGATAAACAAAAGTCCTAAAATCCACATATAAACTCCTTTTTAATTTCGTATATCTTAGCAAAAGTAAAGTCCTGATTATGTCTATATAAAAAGATTTTAATAAATTTAAAATATAAATTTTGATTTATAGCTTTACAATTATTCTTTAAAATACAGCGAATTTTTTGGAATTTAAAAAAGGAATTTCATTTGAAACTCCCATTTGAAATTCTTAGACTTATTCGTTTTCTTCGCAAAATTTCTTATAAAACTCCGGCAAGTGTTCTAAACTCTCACAATATTCAAACATACCACTCATATTTTCAACTTTTGAAGTATCAAAATTTAAAGTTTGATTAAAACTTTTACAACCATAAAGCATACCTTCCATATTAATTACTTTTGAAGTATCAAGCTCTAAAGACTGATTGAGATTTTCACAACCATAAAACATATTCTTCATATTTGTTACTTTTGAAGTGTTAAAGTTTAAAGATTGATTAAAATACTTACAAGCAGAAAACATCTGGGACATATTAGTTACATTGCTTGTATCCCAAGTATTAATACCACTAAAGTCTTTTCTTAAACTATTATTAAAAAGCATGCTCATATCAGTAATCAAACTCGTATCAACATCACTAAGATTAATTACATTAGAATAAACTAATTTGTGTAATTCTTTCTTATCTTCAGGTCTATATTTGCCATTAATCTTTTCAAAATAGTCATTTTCCAAAAGAAGCTTCATAGCAGGTTCACAGTCATAAAAATATTCATACAAGTCATCCAAGTCAAAATCTTCAAAAGAACTTGAATTCATTTCATAACAACCTTTAAATATACTATCTGTATCATTTACATATCTTATATCAAAATCAAACACTTGATTTAATTTTTCGCAACCTTCAAACATATTATTCATAAATACTACTTTTGAAGTATCAAAACTTAAAGGCTGATTGAAATTTATACAACCTTCAAACATACTGCTCATACTAGTTACATTGCTAGTATCAAAATTCAAAGGCTGATTGAAGTTAATGCATTTATCAAACATATGGCTCATATCAGTTACATTGCTAGTATCCCAAGTGTTTATCCCGCTAAAGTCCTTTCTAGTGCTATTTTCAAATAATCCACTCATATCGGTAATCAAACTC contains these protein-coding regions:
- a CDS encoding DUF1561 family protein — its product is MNYALKTSIYFRSKSNNKLELFYITKNGASKTPFNFYYDITSGKIALFNPSSGTFECLETNLSNQDASFLKFSKCNFYGFENRFYWNLNLFENSYILDINKNILDVSRGSELGKLFISDINYYKTHLSPSVLLDGKLSFDFSVYELRNFNARNLGLFSSHCGAERRTKREVISNSLANFDPLQANWKARLLSIARTTDSSTDASGICGICMLHTYEIVSLLTQVYPHSPILNYSSTGYLFDYMDNVSPFTTFARRNPAMYNLMGEALELWGQQLALGEGLYSRGIRAIWALTSSILPRQEWSLSAITTQDNLRSQLRGILHSPAGSLYIALMSLDNGRAHAVPIIITNNGAVVIPTNAQNISEEDFTSFIAPTQDEHTLLRNLSANNRYNIQAISLIGLAGNRDNIFEEYLNQFDCTGGGDFRRGNGHILNPNHADTCDNDRCDLMEIEHNF
- a CDS encoding BspA family leucine-rich repeat surface protein; this encodes MKKYKPTTKKELKELVRDESVYLGDIDTSLITDMSGLFKNSIRKDFSGINEWDTSNVVNMYRMFANCIKFNHALNLNTSRVTNMNNMFEGCINFNQSLNLNTSRVTNMSYMFYGCKKFNQTLNFNTSKVESMSFMFMYCKKFNQPLNFDTRNVIDIRGMFIGCENFNQAINFDTSRVAHMSFMFFGCINFNQAINFDTSRVTNMDYMFCGCESFNQIINFDISKIYTINAMFSGCKQFDFKNCIKNKDLILKACYDLDGILELIQDSNWIKKVDDKYQPINEYELKALVYKDGVSLDSVDMSLITDMSGLFENSTRKDFSGINTWDTSNVTDMSHMFDKCINFNQPLNFDTSNVTSMSSMFEGCINFNQPLSFDTSKVVFMNNMFEGCEKLNQVFDFDIRYVNDTDSIFKGCYEMNSSSFEDFDLDDLYEYFYDCEPAMKLLLENDYFEKINGKYRPEDKKELHKLVYSNVINLSDVDTSLITDMSMLFNNSLRKDFSGINTWDTSNVTNMSQMFSACKYFNQSLNFNTSKVTNMKNMFYGCENLNQSLELDTSKVINMEGMLYGCKSFNQTLNFDTSKVENMSGMFEYCESLEHLPEFYKKFCEENE